A genomic window from Cucumis melo cultivar AY chromosome 8, USDA_Cmelo_AY_1.0, whole genome shotgun sequence includes:
- the LOC103485112 gene encoding zinc finger CCCH domain-containing protein 6-like has protein sequence MKRSRKSKGVSWARGVNLCQVKLFSSEDCPSKVGLKSPDQLQAKTPWMLHPYTTEINDCPPGFEVTPLGNQLADLSCIPLVKWKRPLKFVMNPNWRVGAGEESEEVESQKFREMRLLEAVYPRASAIPPGATVSSDIQDELYDDSLTPLIPIIPVEEDECEDLGSDSAIVGNFSTSSLPMASHFHLEPSVRTVETSAVEKPIEKLPDVGVDVAVAASTAYAVLTKSMEQGSMIDTNLLIKIFSDPKMIQNLSNIHPLSTAVPGNPPPITTGAPISLSKPVSESNRIPRVSNGFSSTVTAALPQTSSIPTSDVNLVVVPGNLPVQDPNRIKVTVRNAENYSKLGTIPVQANMSLISSVRKEAAQQVKDVSYYKNLVREHGDQRDFKKQKLGQQDGNIYNHHNLNMAHEMKEENLKPKIQKQCIYFNGPKGCRNGLNCQFKHDIILNNQNKRMKLFGEVTRRN, from the exons ATGAAGCGGTCGAGGAAATCAAAGGGTGTTTCGTGGGCTCGTGGAGTTAATCTTTGTCAG GTGAAGCTATTCTCATCAGAGGACTGTCCTTCAAAAGTTGGTCTGAAATCTCCAGATCAACTCCAAGCAAAAACTCCTTGGATGTTACATCCTTATACCACCGAGATTAACGATTGCCCTCCTGGATTTGAAGTTACTCCTTTGGGGAACCAATTAGCAGACCTGTCCTGCATCCCTTTGGTTAAGTGGAAGCGCCCTCTCAAG TTTGTTATGAATCCCAACTGGCGTGTGGGGGCAGGAGAGGAAAGTGAAGAGGTAGAATCTCAGAAGTTTAGAGAAATGAGATTGCTTGAAGCAGTTTATCCCCGAGCGTCTGCCATTCCTCCAGG TGCGACTGTTTCTTCTGATATTCAAGATGAGCTTTACGATGATAGCCTCACTCCTCTTATCCCTATTATTCCTGTTGAAGAAGATGAGTGTGAAGATTTAGGTTCAGATTCGGCCATTGTAGGAAACTTCTCTACGAGCTCTCTGCCGATGGCTTCCCACTTTCATTTGGAACCTTCTGTAAGAACCGTTGAAACATCTGCAGTTGAAAAGCCTATCGAGAAGTTACCTGATGTTGGCGTGGATGTAGCCGTTGCTGCCTCTACTGCATATGCAGTATTAACGAAAAGCATGGAGCAGGGAAGCATGATTGACACGAATTTGCTTATTAAAATTTTCAGTGACCCGAAAATGATTCAGAATTTGTCCAATATTCACCCTCTATCTACAGCTGTCCCAGGGAATCCGCCACCCATCACCACTGGTGCACCAATATCTTTGTCAAAGCCAGTGAGTGAATCCAATAGAATACCAAGAGTGTCGAATGGATTCTCATCAACGGTCACTGCTGCGCTCCCTCAGACGAGTAGCATACCTACATCTGATGTAAATTTAGTTGTAGTTCCCGGCAACTTACCAGTTCAAGATCCCAACCGGATAAAAGTTACCGTACGAAATGCCGAGAACTATTCAAAATTAGGTACAATTCCCGTACAAGCAAACATGTCGCTGATAAGTTCAGTGAGAAAAGAAGCAGCTCAGCAAGTGAAGGACGTTAGCTACTATAAGAACTTAGTTAGAGAACATGGAGATCAAAGGGACTTTAAGAAACAGAAACTTGGACAACAAGATGGCAATATTTACAACCATCATAATCTGAATATGGCACATgagatgaaagaagaaaacTTGAAACCCAAGATTCAGAAACAATGCATTTACTTTAATGGCCCAAAAGGGTGTCGAAATGGCCTTAATTGCCAATTCAAACATGATATCATACTTAACAATCAAAACAAGAGAATGAAACTGTTTGGTGAAGTAACAAGGAGGAATTAA